A stretch of Lathyrus oleraceus cultivar Zhongwan6 chromosome 6, CAAS_Psat_ZW6_1.0, whole genome shotgun sequence DNA encodes these proteins:
- the LOC127096839 gene encoding probable pectinesterase/pectinesterase inhibitor 41: MKTSTTTLYTYVSLFIIIFFFLSPSLSSIISSQNTICNITPYPSFCITTLPSDYLSIHNQTLFFLQQSLSITKTILQLTSSYLNQSTIPFSTLLVLQDCLNLAELNTDLLSTVIEAIINSTDSNINIFSNQVYDLQTLLSAVITNHQTCLDGFLDVNPYPKIRTALSNPLSDGIKLYSTSLALFTHGWVRIDVRTSSLEKTITMNNNRKLLQTSVDNVMVTQKVVVNPDGSGDFVTINDAVDAAPNKTGTNNGYHVIYVVAGIYSEYVSIAKNKENLMIIGDGIDRTVITGSRSVVDGWTTFQSAAFAVVGKGFVAVNMTFRNTAGSNKHQAVAVRNGADMSVFYNCSFEGYQDTLYAHSLRQFYKNCNIYGTVDFIFGNAAAVFQNCNIYPRLPMQNQFNAVTAQGRTDPNQNTGFSIWNCYIVAASELSGVNSSYNDIKTYLGRPWKEYSRTIYMQCFIDGLVDPKGWVEWLGEFALSTLYYGEFGNWGEGSDTSNRVTWEGYHLMDGKDADEFTVYKFIHGDKWLPLTGVPFRAGFQ, translated from the exons ATGAAAACATCAACAACTACCTTATACACTTATGTTTCTCTCTTTATTATCATCTTTTTCTTCCTCTCTCCATCTCTATCTTCCATCATTTCCTCCCAAAACACCATATGCAACATCACACCCTACCCATCATTCTGCATAACAACTCTACCTTCTGATTATTTATCCATACATAACCAAACCCTTTTCTTCCTTCAACAATCCTTATCAATAACCAAAACAATTCTTCAGCTAACCTCATCTTATCTTAACCAATCTACCATTCCATTTTCCACTTTACTTGTCCTTCAAGATTGTCTTAATCTTGCTGAACTAAACACTGATCTCTTATCCACTGTCATAGAAGCCATTATTAATAGTACTGATAGTAATATTAATATATTCAGTAATCAAGTTTATGATTTGCAAACCTTGCTTAGTGCTGTTATAACCAATCATCAAACATGTTTAGATGGTTTTCTTGATGTAAATCCTTATCCCAAAATTAGAACTGCCTTATCAAATCCTCTTTCTGATGGGATCAAACTTTATAGCACATCTCTTGCTCTTTTCACTCATGGTTGGGTTAGGATTGATGTTAGAACTTCATCATTAGAGAAAACAATTACAATGAATAATAATAGAAAGTTGTTACAAACAAGTGTTGACAATGTAATGGTGACACAAAAAGTGGTTGTTAACCCTGATGGATCTGGAGATTTTGTCACCATAAATGATGCTGTGGATGCTGCACCTAATAAAACAGGCACCAACAATGGGTATCATGTGATTTATGTTGTCGCCGGGATTTATAGTGAGTATGTTTCTATTGCTAAGAACAAAGAGAATCTAATGATCATCGGAGATGGAATCGATCGGACTGTCATCACTGGAAGTCGTAGCGTGGTTGATGGTTGGACAACTTTTCAATCTGCAGCTTTTG CTGTAGTTGGCAAAGGCTTTGTTGCGGTGAACATGACATTTCGTAACACGGCGGGATCCAACAAGCATCAAGCAGTTGCAGTGAGAAACGGCGCAGACATGTCAGTTTTCTACAATTGTAGCTTCGAAGGTTACCAAGACACACTATACGCGCATTCCCTTCGACAATTCTACAAAAACTGCAACATTTACGGAACAGTTGATTTCATATTCGGCAACGCAGCAGCAGTATTCCAAAACTGTAACATATATCCGAGACTCCCAATGCAAAATCAGTTCAATGCAGTTACAGCGCAGGGAAGAACAGATCCTAACCAAAACACAGGGTTCTCAATATGGAACTGTTACATTGTAGCAGCTAGTGAATTAAGTGGTGTGAATAGTAGTTATAATGATATAAAGACATATTTGGGTAGGCCTTGGAAGGAGTATTCAAGGACAATTTATATGCAATGTTTTATAGATGGTTTGGTTGATCCTAAAGGTTGGGTTGAATGGTTAGGGGAATTTGCATTAAGTACATTGTATTATGGAGAGTTTGGTAATTGGGGAGAAGGTTCAGATACTAGTAATAGGGTGACATGGGAAGGGTACCATTTGATGGATGGAAAAGATGCTGATGAATTCACAGTTTACAAGTTTATTCATGGTGACAAGTGGTTGCCATTGACTGGAGTGCCTTTCAGAGCTGGGTTTCAGTGA
- the LOC127095484 gene encoding uncharacterized protein LOC127095484 translates to MRITRLVNQVKECKETVMEQYVVAKILCYLTPRYDNVVVAIEESKDLVMMSKKELQSSIEAHEQRMEERNSDKENEDIALQARFNKKDKRLKGKWHVKSKGNFHNFGGREYQNSKNSTCRRGDRRCNKNGGQGNFRGEKKRFDKSNEYCFKYKRFNHFAKDCNANKKDPQGDEAKVARQEFDKENTLLVMITKGYYSSNNHNSRNSVKLICDWLHDMVSRLHAGETNMMGMKRVQCNEEWYLDSGYSTHMTGRKDWFVKINRAMKKKVKFTNDTTLAAYGIGDVLIMRSDSGYSLIKYVLYFLGIKSNLISIGQLLWKGYKTHMENKGLHVMDEDYGA, encoded by the coding sequence ATGAGAATCACTCGGTTGGTGAATCAAGTGAAGGAATGCAAAGAAACTGTTATGGAGCAGTATGTTGTCGCGAAAATCTTGTGTTATTTAACACCAAGATATGACAATGTAGTTGTGGCGATTGAGGAATCGAAGGATCTTGTGATGATGAGCAAAAAGGAACTGCAAAGCTCTATTGAGGCTCATGAGCAAAGAATGGAGGAAAGAAATTCCGATAAGGAAAATGAGGATATTGCTTTGCAAGCTCGCTTCAACAAGAAGGACAAGAGGTTGAAAGGAAAATGGCATGTGAAGAGTAAAGGGAATTTTCATAACTTTGGTGGAAGAGAGTATCAAAATTCAAAGAATTCAACTTGTCGAAGGGGTGATAGGAGATGCAACAAAAATGGTGGTCAAGGCAACTTTAGAGGTGAAAAGAAAAGGTTTGACAAAAGCAACGAGTATTGCTTTAAGTATAAAAGGTTTAATCATTTTGCAAAAGATTGCAATGCGAACAAGAAGGATCCTCAAGGGGATGAAGCCAAGGTTGCAAGACAAGAGTTTGATAAAGAGAATACACTCTTAGTCATGATCACAAAAGGATATTACAGCAGCAACAATCACAATTCAAGGAATTCCGTAAAATTGATTTGTGATTGGTTGCATGATATGGTTAGTCGGTTACATGCAGGAGAAACAAACATGATGGGTATGAAAAGAGTCCAATGCAACGAGGAGTGGTATTTGGACTCGGGCTATTCAACTCATATGACTGGGAGGAAGGATTGGTTTGTTAAAATCAATCGTGCCATGAAGAAAAAAGTGAAGTTCACGAATGACACCACTCTAGCGGCTTATGGGATCGGTGATGTTTTGATAATGAGAAGCGATAGTGGATATTCCTTGATAAAATATGTCTTGTACTTTCTAGGAATCAAAAGTAATCTTATAAGTATTGGCCAATTACTTTGGAAGGGTTACAAGACTCACATGGAAAATAAGGGGTTGCACGTTATGGATgaagattatggagcatag
- the LOC127092753 gene encoding pectinesterase/pectinesterase inhibitor: protein MSEEDTKRKKRIVLICTSSFLLVAMVVAVTIGVNNNEVITDSSRMASTQKAVKTFCSPTSFKKDCEESLLSEVGSTTDSRELMKFAFNITVAKISKGLQKTHLLQQVEKEPRASMALSTCKKLMNLSIGEFHRSLDGIASFNLNNLESILVSLRVWLTGAMTYQETCLDGFANITSESGTKMKHILKYSRRMSSNALDVVTDLQNAVKDINATRDDRRLMDDYKGSFVGEQVGAHDDVNEVPSWVGDGSSAGVRRLLQVAQNKLKANVIVAQDGSGQFRTINEALKLVPINGQKPFVIYIKQGIYHEYVDITIVMTNVVMVGDGDRKTIITGNKNMVDGIATYITPTLAVGADYFIAMSIGVENSAGPQKGQAVALRVQGDKTIFYQCTIDGYQDTLYAHTMRQFYRDCTVSGTIDFVFGNAQAVFQNCTFVIRKPLDNQQCIIVAQGRAEENQPSGFVIQNSRIVADHPEAPVTFKAYIGRPWKHYARTIVMDTYIDSVIQPDGFMPWEEPDKTLTGMDTCFYAEVNNTGPGSDKSKRVKWLGVKNLTPESAHIFYPSLFFQGDEWIRSTRIPYTSGETPLPTLKLAPTPTPKPSGEAPTPSPKPSGETPLPTPKPFGETPLPTPKPFGETPLPTPKPLGETPLPTPKPLGETPLPTPKLAPTPKSAPKL, encoded by the exons ATGAGTGAGGAAGatacaaaaagaaagaagagaaTCGTTCTAATATGCACCTCAAGCTTTTTACTAGTGGCTATGGTGGTTGCTGTGACCATTGGTGTTAATAATAATGAAGTTATCACGGATAGCAGTCGTATGGCTTCAACCCAGAAAGCCGTGAAAACCTTTTGTAGTCCGACAAGTTTTAAAAAAGACTGCGAGGAAAGTCTATTGTCAGAAGTAGGCAGCACGACAGACTCAAGAGAGCTCATGAAATTCGCTTTCAATATCACCGTTGCGAAGATCAGTAAAGGACTCCAGAAAACACATCTCTTGCAGCAGGTTGAGAAAGAACCTAGGGCGAGTATGGCACTTAGCACATGCAAGAAGTTAATGAATCTTTCTATCGGAGAATTCCACAGGTCACTTGACGGAATAGCAAGTTTTAATCTCAACAATCTAGAAAGCATTCTTGTGAGTTTAAGAGTTTGGTTAACAGGTGCAATGACATATCAAGAAACATGTTTAGATGGTTTTGCAAACATCACCAGTGAATCTGGTACCAAGATGAAACACATTTTAAAATATTCGAGGCGTATGAGTAGTAATGCACTTGATGTCGTTACGGATTTGCAAAACGCAGTGAAGGATATTAATGCAACAAGAGATGACCGTCGTCTTATGGATGATTATAAAGGTTCTTTTGTTGGCGAACAAGTTGGTGCTCATGATGATGTGAATGAGGTTCCTTCTTGGGTAGGTGATGGTTCGAGTGCTGGTGTTCGAAGACTCCTTCAAGTGGCTCAAAATAAACTCAAGGCTAATGTCATTGTGGCTCAAGATGGTAGTGGACAGTTTAGGACTATCAATGAAGCTTTGAAGCTTGTGCCAATCAATGGCCAAAAACCTTTTGTTATTTATATCAAGCAAGGTATTTATCATGAGTATGTTGACATTACCATAGTAATGACTAATGTTGTGATGGTTGGTGATGGTGATAGGAAAACAATAATTACTGGCAACAAAAACATGGTAGATGGAATTGCAACTTATATAACCCCCACTCTCG CTGTTGGGGCAGATTATTTTATTGCGATGAGCATAGGAGTTGAGAATTCAGCAGGACCCCAAAAGGGACAAGCTGTAGCCTTAAGAGTCCAAGGCGACAAGACAATTTTTTACCAATGTACAATAGACGGATATCAAgacacactatatgcacacacTATGCGTCAATTTTATCGCGATTGTACGGTTTCAGGCACGATTGACTTTGTGTTTGGCAACGCGCAAGCCGTTTTCCAGAACTGCACATTTGTAATTAGAAAACCATTAGATAACCAACAATGCATTATAGTTGCACAAGGCAGAGCAGAGGAAAACCAACCATCAGGATTTGTAATTCAAAATAGCCGCATTGTTGCTGATCATCCGGAAGCTCCAGTGACCTTCAAAGCTTATATCGGTCGTCCGTGGAAGCACTACGCGAGGACTATTGTCATGGATACTTACATAGATTCGGTGATTCAGCCTGACGGGTTTATGCCATGGGAAGAACCGGATAAAACACTTACTGGCATGGACACTTGTTTTTATGCTGAGGTTAATAATACTGGTCCTGGTTCTGATAAATCAAAGCGCGTAAAATGGCTTGGGGTTAAGAACCTTACACCAGAATCTGCACATATTTTCTATCCATCTTTGTTCTTTCAGGGAGATGAATGGATTAGGAGCACTAGAATTCCTTACACTTCTGGCGAGACACCACTCCCAACTCTAAAGTTGGCACCAACCCCAACTCCAAAGCCGTCTGGTGAGGCACCAACCCCATCTCCAAAGCCGTCTGGCGAGACACCACTCCCAACTCCAAAGCCGTTTGGAGAGACACCACTCCCAACTCCAAAGCCGTTTGGAGAGACACCACTCCCAACACCAAAGCCGCTTGGAGAGACACCACTCCCAACTCCAAAGCCGCTTGGCGAGACACCACTCCCAACTCCAAAGCTGGCACCAACCCCAAAGTCGGCACCAAAGCTCTAA